A region of Lycium barbarum isolate Lr01 chromosome 3, ASM1917538v2, whole genome shotgun sequence DNA encodes the following proteins:
- the LOC132632475 gene encoding nuclear transcription factor Y subunit C-1-like, producing MDKQSAAQLGGYPPQASSDHLREKQQQQLEMFWTYQRQQIENANEFKNQQLPLARIKRIMKADRDVRMVSSEAPMLFAKACEFFISELTTRSWLHAQENKRRTLDKRDLEDAISRDEIFDFLVDVVPGDENEEEAAGIGPGMVGSTESGGPFYYPPMGQPAMPGVDLSMYLQPPPPQEPAAASGQDNPDDQS from the exons ATGGACAAGCAATCGGCGGCTCAGTTGGGTGGGTACCCACCGCAGGCATCCTCCGACCATCTGCGTGAGAAGCAACAACAGCAGCTGGAAATGTTCTGGACTTACCAGCGCCAACAAATCGAGAATGCTAATGAATTCAAGAATCAGCAACTTCCTCTTGCCCGTATAAAGAGGATCATGAAAGCTGATAGGGATGTCCGTATGGTCTCCAGTGAAGCTCCTATGTTGTTTGCGAAGGCTTGTGAGTTCTTCATTTCGGAACTCACCACTCGTTCTTGGCTTCACGCCCAGGAAAACAAGCGAAGGACTCTTGATAAGAGAGACCTCGAGGACGCGATTTCGAGGGATGAGATTTTTGATTTCCTTGTTGACGTTGTTCCTGGTGATGAGAACGAGGAAGAAGCTGCTGGTATTGGGCCAGGCATGGTGGGCTCCACAGAAAGTGGTGGGCCCTTCTATTACCCTCCAATGGGCCAGCCTGCTATGCCGGGGGTTGATCTGTCAATGTACCTCCAGCCTCCGCCACCGCAGGAGCCTGCTGCTGCTAGTGGACAGGATAACCCTGATGATCAAAG TTAA